The following DNA comes from Brassica oleracea var. oleracea cultivar TO1000 chromosome C5, BOL, whole genome shotgun sequence.
TTTTTTTCAAAATCTGAAAGTTAACCCCTACTAAATTGAGTTTTCGATAAATGATCTATATAATAAAGTTTACACTCTTTAATGTTGTTTAAAAATTTCTAACCACATTATACATTTGTATTAATGTAAGATAAGCTCTCTTTCCTGGTACATAGACATCTCAATATTTTTTAAAAATTTAATTCAATAAATTTTATACACTACTTTAATTTAATGAAGATTTAATATGAACATAGATTGTTCAGATTTAACTTTCACGTTAATTTTTCTCAAAATCAATAAAAATGCTTGAAAACCATTAGTTCGAATATTTTCTTTGTATCATCCTAACATAAAAAAAAGATTGTTATTTTTAATCCTTGTCATTAGAGATATCAGAAAAGACGTGAATAAATCTTAGCCATAGTAAGACTTCCGAAGTATCTGGTTCTATGAGCAATCTTTAACACTATTCAGAGTTTTATATAACCAAGACGTCAATAGTTGCTCAAAAAAAAAAAAAAGTTGCTCAAAAAAAAAAAACCAAGACGTCAATAAAACTAAAGCAAAGGCTGCAGATCACAAAATCTGGCTAAAAAGTTGATGAACCTGTGGCACAATCACTTAGTTGAACTCACTCTACTAAGAATCCATATTTCAAGGAGGCCAAAAATCACAACAAAAGACAGATTCTCAAGCAAGTCCCAAGGGCTTCTTTAACATAATAAATAGATGCTATTTTTTTTTGTAAAGCGAGTTGTCTACTTTTTGACAAATAAAAAAAAAACTTCTAAAATCCTAGCCTGGAGGATTGTTACAGGTTATCTTCTTCACTACAAACTTACTTCTTGATCTTCTCCAAAAGGCTATCTACCTGATGATGTTCTTGAACTTGATTGCTCTCTAGAGAGAGCTGAGACCAGCTTCTCTTTAGTCACCTCTTCGGATTTGATCACAAACGTATGCAACACTACGTCCTGTGGAACCTCCAGTTTCGAATTAATCACTTCCACTTTAGCCTCTTCAAACGCGTGGAAGATCCTCGACGCCGGATGAGAATCCAACGCACAGTTAACCGTCACCGCCACATCTTCACCCGCCGTTTGAACGTTAACGGCCGGCGGCTCCAAGCAGATGAGAGGGTTAGAGCTATAGCCCAGCTTCTCCCTCTCAGCTTCCATAACCTTGAGCTTAGCGTAAAGCTCGTTAATGTAAGAGACAGCGTCTCCCAACAAGGAGGCTTTGTCCATCTTCGAAATGTTTGGAACAACTGATCTCAGGGCGTAGAACCTCTGGTTAAGCTTCTCACGCCGTTGCCTCTCCGCTTCCACGTGGTTCAGAGCTTCAGCTCTTCCGTTGGCAGGTCTCCTCCCGCGTTTCCTCGGTCTGTTGTCGCCGCCAGACTCATCAGCACCGCCAACAAGATCAGCCCAATCCGCTCCTCCTCCTCCTCCGTCTGAGTTATTGTCAGAAGGCCTGGAACTTGCGCCGGAGAAATCAATCTGTATCTGAGCAGGAGGAAGCAGCCTGTGAGATGATGATGATTGCTGCAAAGGGAGAAACTTGAAATCTTCCCTGCTAGGAGCTTCTGGAGGGATCCAAGTAGAAGTAGACATCAGAGTGTTGTTGTTGGTAGTGATGGGATTAGAGAACATAAACCTGTTGTTGTTTCCATCTAATAATCTCTTGGGAACTCTGTTATCATCCATTTTCCTAACTGTCAGTTTCTCTCTGAACTGCCTATGTTGCTGCTGATGCTGATGATGAAAACCAGAAGAACTGTGCAGATCCTTGCCGAATATCTTCGAGGAACTGTTATCATCATTATGATTAGCCACAACAACAGGTAATCTAACCGGAGGAGGAGGTGGAGGAGGAGGACTCGAAAACGACAATCTTATAGACGACAATGACTCATCACTATGAGGCAAACAAGAAGTAGACCCCAACTCAACAACGCCAATATCAGTAGGAACCAAAACAACAGTCTGTATCCCCGCAGACTTAGCAAGAAACGATCTAACGCAGTAATCAGAACCGGAATTAACCAAATCCGATAACCAAACGGGCTGAGCAGAGTGGAAACACTTGCCAGGGCCACCTTGGCCGCGAGGGAAAGAGAAGTACATTGAAGCGAGAAGAAACATCTCAGTGTCCGTAACTCTATCGAGCACCAAAGCGCAGCTATCTTCTTCATCATCCAACCCACCGAACAAAGCGTGAAGCTTTTGGAGCACTCTCTTGCGCAGAGTCTGGTGAGTTTCTTCTTCTCTCCCCATGGAAAGCATCCTCATCATCTCCGACCTCTCTCCGTCTTTAGGCTCTCTGCAAGAGCCGTCGCCCCAGCAGAGGACCAAATCTCCGGACTTTGACCGAGAGACCTGCCAGAAAATGGCGTAGTTCCAGGAGAAGTTGGAGGAGTTTGGGGTCTCCACGAGATCCGAGAGCTTGTTCTGGAGATTGTCGTCGCTTCCGACGGTCATCAGGAGGTTAGCGTTTGGAACGGAGTTTGAAAGCAAGTAATCGAGAGCCTTTTTGCCGAGCAGGGAAGCAACAATCGCTTTATCATCTTCGTTCCACACGCTGCTGCTGCTATTATTATTATTATTATTATTATTATTATTATTACTACTCATCTCTCTAATTTGATAAAAAAAAAACCGAAGCTTTGTTTGATTTCAACGAGAAGAAGAAAAGCGGAGATCTTTCTCCAGGAAAAACAGAGTGTTGCTGGTCAAATCCGAGAAGAAACCAACAGGCTTTGTTGCATGGAACAACACCAGAGATCTCAGATCTTGTCCTGTTTTTTTTTTTTTTTTTAAACATTTAAACCAAAAACACATTAAAAAAAAAAACACAATCCAAAAAAAACATAAGAAGAAGAAGAAGAATGATATATGTTATTACCAATAAATTCTACTTCAACGAGAATTGATTTCATCAAGTTTCCTTCCTCAGCTCTCTTTCGTCGCCGTGTCCTCTTAATTGAATTGAATTGAATTCAAGAGAGAGAGAGAGAGAGAGAGAGAAATAACGCATGTTCTTCCTTCTCTCTTTTTATTTTATTTTATTTTTTTACTTCTCTCTATTTAGGAAAACATGACTTTGCAACTTAACTACGGTTCCATCTTAACCACCTAGTATAGTTTTAAACTAAACCGGGTCTGGTCGAGCGAGCTACGGTTTTTGTGTCTCTGTCTCCTGTCTTTGACTGTATGAAACAAATATGTATATTCAAATAAGGGTTTTTGATTAATTGATAATCAGATCTAGCTCTCAAAACCGTATATAGATCTAAAACCTGTATCTGACACCCTTGATTAGATTCTCTATTCCAGCACATCATATCTGAATGCAAAAATGGAAACACAACCCCCAAAATTAGTAATTTTGCTTTTACATCTACTCAAAGCAAGTCCGGTGGTCAATCATCTGAAACATTGACCCAACCCTATTCACGTTATTCATACTAGGCTTTACATTTTTTTTTTTTTAATGTCAAACTATACGTTTTCATATAATCCATTTTTCACGTTTATATAACTACTGAGTTTAAGGTCGACTAGGCTTACGCAAGAGACGTGAACAGGCAATGCGAGCAACTACTGAGTTTTTTTTTTATAACTTATAGAAAATGCGACGTCTTCTCCGTTTGAATTATTATGGAGGTCTAATACTAGTTAATTAAAAACCAATAATATGAAAAAGACAAGTCGATTTAATATAGAGGGCTTTAAAAATTCGGCAAGAGGCGTGAAAACCATGTGATATTTACGTGGATCAAGGCGATGACCAAGAATGAGAAGAACGTGAGATGCATTTAATTTTCTTGGATCTTTTATTTTCCAATATAACGCCTCCACTTTCTTTCTTTTTTCAATTTTTGCCTGCACCTCTTCGTGTATTAAATTTTTTCATCATCTCGCACAACAACAACTAAACACACACTGTAAATAGAGGTTTCACTATTGACATAAATTGTCACATTATCATCAACAACTAAACTAGGGGTCATGAAATTCTCGTATGCAAAAGCGAGTTACAACAACTTGGTTATGGAAAATGGAGTCACGAGTGGGTTATAATATATGGCGGTGGTGGGAAAAACACAGCAAAAAGCGGGGACCGCGTGATTCACGTGCTTAAAGAATCCTTTAACTCAGACGCGGGTCCTACCTTCCCCTAAGTCAACAACGACAACAATCTCCGAAGTCTAAGACAGCTCATGTTGAAAATGGGCCAGTGTTACGGACGGATTTATTCAATGAGCCTATTGTTCTATTGGGTAGGATATGGGCTGAGATTGCCGTACTAGGTTAGCATTTCTTAATGACCCATCTACTCATATTTAGCATTTCAAATTATAATGGGCTGGGTCTTGCTAAAATCATATATCTATCTAATATGTATAAAACTTTCATTTTTAAATGATCAAGTTTGGTTAGACCTTTACAAGAGATTGTAAAATGTTGATTGAGATAGATGCTCTGTTGTAGATAAGGCATATTTTGAACGGCAACTATGAAATTTGTTACATATTACAGCATAGAAATATCTGCACAGCAAACTAGAATAACGAATACTTTGTTTATATCGTCCGTTTATAGCCAACATAATCACTCTGACACTCTTCACAGCTAAATGTAATTTTATTTTTAAACTCTTCTTTTCTAGGAATCACAAATTGGCGTCCACACAATCGAGCAAGCAGATATCTATATTCACTTGTCAAAATGAAATCCGTGTTTAACTTCTACAAAAATCGTCACCTTTTTAGTAACAACCAAAACATAATCATATAAAACTACTTTGCATCACGAAAAGGAAAAAGCACCGACCAAAACTTAATGCTCATCGTAAGGAAAAGACAAAAAAAAAACTTAAATCTCATCAGGCCATTAAAAACACGTCAACATACATTGTTACAATTTCAGTTGCTTCGTGTTTACAAAACGAGCAAGTGTAGAAATTGGTTCAAGAAAGCACCTGAAGACAACCCGATATATCTCTAATTGGTAGTAAAGCCGCATATTATCTGATGTAAGAAGAACGAGGGTTTTGTAACTCCTCTTGCTAGCTATTTCCCAATTGAGAGTATATATATTATATTTTCTTCACAGTATTACATGTACGTGGATCAACTTTAAATATTTTAAGTATTTCCTTGTTTATATGTGTGATATTTATTGTTTTATTATATATATAGACGTGATGGTTTAAAAAGTTGAAGCCATATATTTCAGGTGATACTTATCAAGTGCCCTTTAGATGTTAATAGATAAATAAATCACCGTACGAAGACGTGAGTTTTCTTGTGATAGTCATATTCTTCTTGAAATCCATATATGGTTTATTCATATAAGCTTAGAGCATCATTAGTAATGGTTTCTAAATCAAATCTCTGAATAATAAATTTAATAGTATTTTAACATAAGACAGTTTAAAATTAAAACAAAAAAATGTTAAAGTTTGCTGGATAAACACGCGTAGGAAAAATTATTTCTAGGTCTCGGACTGGGATACCCCAGGTTAAACAAAAAAAAAAAAATTATTTCTTCAACAAGTTGAAAAGTATCTTCTTCCCGAAACATTCCTCTGCTTTTCTATCGTTTCTCTCCTGCTTTTGATTTATATATTATTTTTTACTATCAGAAACTCTTACGAGAATAGACCATTGCAAACCTATATGTGACATGGTTTACTGTTATAGTCAGGGGCGGATCCAGCCACATAACTAGTATGGGGCACACATTATATAAAATGTTTAAATCAAGGAAATTTACATAAATTGTATGTTAACTATTGAAGCAAAACAAAATTTTGTCTGTGGCACTTGCCACACCTATGGCCTTCCTGCGTCCGCCCCTGGTTATAGCAGTCGTAAAAATACCATGCAGGGTATAGTTTTATTCTTTTTGAAACGTTGATTTAACAGCAAGTAAAATTGTAAAAGAAAACTTGTTAAGTAGTATTATTCTGGTTTCTGAGTGGCATAGAGCCATAGACTAGAGTTTAGACTATGGTCCCTCCGAAAATGAATTAATGCTCTCTTTTTTTGGGATAAAAGCAACCTGTGGACCTGCGCTACCGAAAAATACGAAGTAACAGAAAATTAATAAGTTAACAATTAGGAAAGAAAAGGCTTCTTTGTAGATATATTTTCACGATAATGGCATGCATGCACAAAAAATAACACCTAATAAAGCGATTTCCATTAATAGAAATCAACATAACATGAATCACTTTTCTTTGCCGAAGTTTGTCTAAAATTTTTGGATACATTTGTATTAAACAAATGTTCACCATCATGCCCTTTCTCAAAGAAAAACAAATGTTCACTA
Coding sequences within:
- the LOC106296033 gene encoding transcription factor bHLH13 isoform X1 encodes the protein MSSNNNNNNNNNNNSSSSVWNEDDKAIVASLLGKKALDYLLSNSVPNANLLMTVGSDDNLQNKLSDLVETPNSSNFSWNYAIFWQVSRSKSGDLVLCWGDGSCREPKDGERSEMMRMLSMGREEETHQTLRKRVLQKLHALFGGLDDEEDSCALVLDRVTDTEMFLLASMYFSFPRGQGGPGKCFHSAQPVWLSDLVNSGSDYCVRSFLAKSAGIQTVVLVPTDIGVVELGSTSCLPHSDESLSSIRLSFSSPPPPPPPPVRLPVVVANHNDDNSSSKIFGKDLHSSSGFHHQHQQQHRQFREKLTVRKMDDNRVPKRLLDGNNNRFMFSNPITTNNNTLMSTSTWIPPEAPSREDFKFLPLQQSSSSHRLLPPAQIQIDFSGASSRPSDNNSDGGGGGADWADLVGGADESGGDNRPRKRGRRPANGRAEALNHVEAERQRREKLNQRFYALRSVVPNISKMDKASLLGDAVSYINELYAKLKVMEAEREKLGYSSNPLICLEPPAVNVQTAGEDVAVTVNCALDSHPASRIFHAFEEAKVEVINSKLEVPQDVVLHTFVIKSEEVTKEKLVSALSREQSSSRTSSGR
- the LOC106296033 gene encoding transcription factor bHLH13 isoform X2, which translates into the protein MTVGSDDNLQNKLSDLVETPNSSNFSWNYAIFWQVSRSKSGDLVLCWGDGSCREPKDGERSEMMRMLSMGREEETHQTLRKRVLQKLHALFGGLDDEEDSCALVLDRVTDTEMFLLASMYFSFPRGQGGPGKCFHSAQPVWLSDLVNSGSDYCVRSFLAKSAGIQTVVLVPTDIGVVELGSTSCLPHSDESLSSIRLSFSSPPPPPPPPVRLPVVVANHNDDNSSSKIFGKDLHSSSGFHHQHQQQHRQFREKLTVRKMDDNRVPKRLLDGNNNRFMFSNPITTNNNTLMSTSTWIPPEAPSREDFKFLPLQQSSSSHRLLPPAQIQIDFSGASSRPSDNNSDGGGGGADWADLVGGADESGGDNRPRKRGRRPANGRAEALNHVEAERQRREKLNQRFYALRSVVPNISKMDKASLLGDAVSYINELYAKLKVMEAEREKLGYSSNPLICLEPPAVNVQTAGEDVAVTVNCALDSHPASRIFHAFEEAKVEVINSKLEVPQDVVLHTFVIKSEEVTKEKLVSALSREQSSSRTSSGR